CTGCTCCAGCAGAAGCTTGATCGCTGTCTGCCATACAATATCAGGAAACATCCGGACCTTGGTGTAAGTGGGCCATTTGGATTCTAAGGTCTCAATGTCCTTATAGATGACTACCGCCACATCCTTTGGCACGCGAAGTCCCGCATCCTGGAAGGCTTCCAAAGCACCTTCCGCGACTTCTTCGCTTCCTAAGAGCACCGCTTCCGGCAGACAGCCTGACTGGATTGCCTGCTTTGCCTGCTCATAACCGCTTTCCCTGCTGATATCGCCTATGTAAAAATTCCCTTCCTCATAAAAGCCTCTCTGCTTAAAAGTCGCCCGGATTCCTTCCAGCCTCCGGTAGCCGATCCTTACCTGGCCTTCTTCATAAAGGCCTCCGATATAGCCGACACTGCAGTATTTTTTCCTGTCCATGAGATAGTCCAGCATTTCATGGATTCCCTTATTAAAATCCATTACAATGCTGTCGTAGGCATAATCCTTTGGATCTGAATTGATGAATACGATTGCATAGCTCTGCATCCGCAGAAACTCCATCTCTTCCTCGGAAAAAACGCCGAAGGCCATGATACCGTCGTACTGTCCGGGCTTATTTTTATCCAGCCGCTCAAACCGCACATCATTTTTTCCTGACATGGACTTTACGATCAAGTCCAGGGAAGAAAGCCTGATATTGGTCCGGTCCTTCCGGATAATATGCCAGTCAGCCACTCCTATGACAATTTCTCTTTCTTTTTGCGCATGACGCCTCCTGGGTGGGACATATTTTAACTCGTGGGCAATTCTGAATATCCTTTTTTTCACTTCCAGACTCACTACAATGGTATCATCCTGATTCAGCACCCTTGATACCGTTGCAATGGATACATCCGCAAGCTGTGAAATTTCTTTTATTGTAGCCATAATCTATATCCTCACCTTTCAATTTTCATTATAATTGCAGTTTCTGCCACCGTCAATAAGCAAAGTAAAATTTTACTAAATTTTTACTTTATTGGAAGCCCATATTCAGAAAAAGGATGTCTCAAGGGTATATTTCCTAGCAGAAAACATACTTGAGACATCCTCTCATTGTCCAGGCCGGCACATGGATCTCAGGGCGGACAGGCTACTTCTCATTTCCTCCCAGGTTAAGCTTTGCAAAAGCATCTGCAAAGGCTGAATTGATGGGCTTATCCCCTTCCTTTTTCTGCTGGTTCAAATACTTGGCCACATCCTTTTTGGATACCCCGGCTCCTTCCTTAGTACGCCGTTCCTTAAAGGCTGAAAGCTTTTCCTTATAGCCGCATCTGCATACAAAGATCTGTCCGTCTCCCTTTCCCCTAAGCTCCAGCTTCTTATGGCACACCGGACATCTTGCATTGCTGGTCCTGGAAACTACCTCCCGGTGTCCGCACTCCCTGTCCTGGCAGACCAGCATCTCACTGTTTTTCCCTTTGACTGCCAGCATCCGCTTGCCGCAGTCCGGGCATTTGTGATTGGTCAGGTTGTCATGGTTAAAGCTGCCTTCCCCGGCCCTGATCTGGTGGATCAAGTCCCCGGAATACTGCCTGATATCCTTCATAAACGCGGCCCGTTTTAATTTTCCACCTGCGATTTCAGAAAGTCTCATCTCCCATTCAGCCGTCAGCTCCGGTTTCTTTAGATCCTCCGGCACAAGAGTGAGAAGCTGTCTGGCCTTGGAGGTCAAACAGATATCCTTTCCGCGCCGTTCCATAAGAAAACTGGAGAACAGCTTTTCAATGATATCCGCCCTTGTGGCCACAGTCCCAAGCCCTCCGGTTTCTCCCAGGGTCCTTGCCATATCCCGATCCTTTGTTTCCATATAGGAAACAGGATTTTCCATGGCAGAAAGAAGGGTCGCTTCCTGAAAGGGTGACGGAGGCTTTGTCTTTCCTTCGGTCATGGCGGCCGTCAGCCCCGTAAGCCGGTCCCCTTTTTTTATAACAGGAAGCTTCTGTTCCTTTAATTCCTGTTCCTCGTCTTCCTCATCCTGGTTTTCATATACTTCCTTCCAGCCCAGGGCCTTTACGGTCTTTCCTCTGGCTGCCAGAGTCTCTCCCCCTAAATCCAGGGTGATCTCTGTCTGTTCATATTCAAAGGGAGGATACAATACCGCCAGGAATCTGCGGACCACCAGATCATAGATCTTCCGCTCATCAACGGTCATATGATCCAGTTGGACAAACTGCTCCGTAGGAATGATGGCATGATGGTCTGTTACCTTCTTGTCATTTACAAAGGAAGGAGATGCCTGGATCTTCTGGTTCACCATTCTTCCTGCCAGCTTCCGGTACGGCCCAACGCCGCAGGCTTCAAGCCTTTCCCTGATAGATGGAACGATATCAGAGCTTAAATACCTGGAATCTGTTCTGGGGTAAGTCAGGACCTTATGGTTTTCATAAAGCCTCTGCATGATATTTAAAGTCTCTTTTGCAGAATAGTTAAATCTTCGGTTGGCTTCTCTCTGCAGCTCCGTCAGATCATAAAGCTGGGGAGAATCGGTCTTCTTTGGGACGCTTTTCACCTCCGTGACCACGCCTTCGCCCTGAGCTTTCATTTTACTTAAAAGGGCTTCTACCCGGTCCTTGTCAAAGGAACGGAAGCTCTTTGATTTCTCATCCCGCCAGGTAAAGGAAAGGGCCGGGCTTGTACATTTGGCCGTAATCCCATAGTAGGGCCTGGGAACAAAATTTTTGATCTCTTCTTCTCTTCTTGCGATAATCGCCAGTGTGGGCGTCTGCACCCGGCCGCAGCTTAAGCTGGCGTTGTACTTGCATGTCAGCGCCCTGGTTGCATTGATGCCCACCAGCCAGTCCGCTTCCGCACGGCACATGGCTGCATCGTACAGGTTATCATACTCATGGCCGTTTTTTAATTTTGCAAAACCTTCCTTAATGGCCTTATCCGTAACAGAAGAGATCCACAGCCTTTTTATAGGCTTCTTATTCCCTGCCTTTTCCAGGATCAGCCTGGCTACAAGCTCCCCTTCCCGCCCGGCATCAGTGGCAATGATGATTTCACCCACATCTGCCCGGTGGATCTGGGATTTTACCACACGGTACTGCTTTCCGGTCTGTTTGATGACTTCAAGCCGGAACTGGTCCGGCATCATGGGAAGATCTTCCATCTTCCATTCCTTATATTTGGGATCATAATCTTCAGGGTCCGCCAAGGTTACCAGATGGCCAAGCCCCCAGGTTACCACATATTTTTCTCCTTCTATCACACCGTCATGATTCTTTGTGCAATGCAGCACACGGGCAATGTCCCTGGCTACTGACGGCTTTTCCGCTATAATTAATGATTTCATCCAATTCCTCCAAACTCAATTCTTACCCAATTATAACGTATTGCCTGGGTTATTACAACTTTTACATAGGATCCGGACTTTTTTATTTTCCCATTAAACCCATAACAAAAAGGCCGGCCCTGTCATGCGGTTACAGGGACGGCCTTTCCGTAGGAGTTATGGTCCTTCACAGGTTAATGAAGGATATTCTCAGAGGGTTAGTCTGATGTATAGAATATTCACATTTAGTTAGTGTAGGCTAACTACCTTTATATTAGCATAAGACGGCTTATAATACAAGAGTTTTTTTGAAAGGATTTCTCATTAATCTTCTTGTCCCAATACGATGTTTTGTATCCAGAGTCCCCTCTTTACCAGTATAAAGCCAATGGCGCACTTCATGATATCCACCATCTGGCACGCAAAATATAGGGGAACGATTGGAATTGCCGTATATCGGCTGAGAACATAAGCAACCGGAATGCTGGCCACCCACATGAACACACTGTCAAACAAAAAGGTGACAATGGTCTTTCCGCCGGAGCGTAAGGTGAAATAAGAGACATTTATAAACGCGTTCATGGGCATACATAAGGCCAGAATACGGATAAACTGTGCAGCCAGGCTTTTGACCTCATCCGTAGTGTTATAGATCATCGGGAAAATCGGGGCCATGAAAGCCAGAAGGCCTCCGATCACCACACAGGAACCAACGGAAAATGCAATCAGCTTGTTATCCGTATCCCTGGCTTCCTCCATTTTCCCAGCCCCCAAAAGCTGGCCCACGATAATGGAAACCGCACTTCCAAGTGCTATGTATACCACGTTAAACACATTTCCTATGGTAGAGGATATATTAAGCCCTGCAATGGCTGTCAGGCCTCTTACGGAATAACACTGCATCAAAAATGCCATTCCTCCGGCCCACAAAGCCTCATTTACCATGAGGGGAGTCCCTTTAACGAGAATCTTGCCCACAAGGCCGGCCGGTATGTGAAGGCTCTCATAAGCTCCCACAATAAATGGGTTTTTCTTTTTATTTTTGTGGGTCCAGCCTATGACAATGGCAGTTTCCACAAATCTGGCGGTCACGGTAGCTGCAGCAGCCCCTGCAACACCCATAGCCGGAGCGCCGAATTTTCCAAAAATCAGGATGTAATTAAGCACAAGATTTACCAATACTGCCGCAATCCCCGCTTTCATGGGGATCACAGTTTCTCCGCACTCTCTCAGCGTACTGGTATAAGCCTGATTCACTCCAAAGGGCAGCATTCCCAAAATCATGACCAGTATATACATTCTTCCGTGGGCCAATGCAGCAGCAAGCTCCGAATCATTCCCTTCCCCATGGAGATACATGGCAATCAGGTTCTCTCCGGAGAAAAAAAACACTGCCGCAGCAACTGCACTTAAGAGCACACAGCAGATGATCTTAAACCGGAACGTATGACGGACACCGTCATGTCTGCCGCAGCCGAAGAACTGGGCTCCGAATATACCTGCGCCGGATATGATTCCAAAAATGCTGATGTTAAAGACAAACATCAACTGGTTTACAATGGCTACACCGGACATCTGCTCCGTTCCTACCATTCCCACCATAATATTATCCAACAGGCTGACAAAATTTGTGATACCGTTTTGAATCATAATGGGAATGGCAATTGTCAGCACCATTTTATAAAATGCCTTGTTTCCAATAAATTTTTTCATATGTGTTTCCAGTAAAAGCGCGCTTTTCTGTCATACCTCCGCCATGTGTATTTGCCGCCATATGCAGCCTTAATTTTTCCGTATTATAACTTTATATGGTATAGCGGTTTATGTCAACAGAATCTCACACTTTTATCTAATCTTCTATCTATTTCAGTTCCTCCCCGTTGGTTTCAATTACCCTTTTATACCAGTCAAAGGATGTCTTTTTCCTTCGGGATAAATCTCCGGTTCCATGGTCATATTTTTCTACGTAGATGAAACCGTAGCGTTTTGCCATTTCACCGGTGGAGGCGCTGACTAAATCAATGCAGCCCCTTGGGATCGATCTGCCAGCCCCAGTCGCTGGATTCCAGGTAAGGATGCTTTGCTCCTCCCATTAAGTTGCCTGAGGCTGCTGCCTGATCCGGAGAAACGGTGGCGCAGTTGGACATATAATAGCTGAAGGTATAATAATCCACACAGCCCTCTTTTATGGTTTCCAAATCTCCAGACTCCATCTGGATGGTGATCCCGTTTTCCCTGAAATAACGGTTCATAAAGCTGGGATATTCTCCCCTTACCTGCACATCGCCGCAGAACTGGTTTAAAATCTGGTTCCGCCTCTGAGCCTCTAAAATATCATCCGGATTGCAGGTCAAGGGATAGGTCGTAATATGGCAGATCATACAGCCGATCTTGCAGTCCGGATCAATCTCATGCCCGGCCTTAACCGCCAGGGCGCTGGCTACAAACTGATGATGAAGTCCCTGGAAACGGAGCTGGGGAATATCTAACTGATTGGTAAAATCTGTTGTTCCCTCATTTAAAATGCCTAAGGAAAGGAAACCGCCCATTGGCATTGTCCCTGCATTGACCTCATTAAAGGTCAGCCAGTATTTTACCTTTCCCTTATACCGTTTAAACAGAGTTTCTGCATATTTAACGAACAGCCCGATACACTCTCTGGACGCCCAGCCATTGTACTTTTCCGTAAGGGCAAAGGGCATCTCGTAATGGGATATGGTGACCAGCAGTTCTATGCCATGGTTTAAGCACTCTTCTATCACCCTGTCATAGAATTCCAGGCCGGCCTCATTGGGTTCCTCTTCCATGCCCGTAGGAAAAATCCTGGTCCATGAAATAGGGCAATATCTTCCTTATAATAGTGATAAAAATCAATGGCTTCATGGCTGGGATAATATGTGTCCGGTTCTATGGTCCTGGTGATCCGCTTGGATCTTATATGGGAACCTCCCGTACATACATCGGGATCTGCGATTCCTTTTCCTGCCTCAACCTGCTTTTTATCGCTGGCCTTTAAGCTTACAAAGCTGTTCATATTGGATATAAGCACAGGAGTGGTTAAGGATAAGCCAGCTTCCTTAATTTTCTCCATATCAAATTCTAACAGAAGGCTTCCCTTTATTACCCGGTCCCCTTCCTTGCAGTGAAGGGTAAAGCCTTCTCCTCCAAGGCGCACCGTATCAAGCCCTACATGGATGAGAACCTCTGCTCCTGTATCCGTAGTGATGCCAACCGCATGCTTTGTGTCGATCACCGCGCTGATGATTCCGTCCGCAGGAGCATATACCTTTCCCTCCTCCGGGATTATGGCTATCCCTTCTCCCAGCACTCCGCCTGCAAATACCGGAAGTTTCCGGCTCCCCTGCCTTCTCCTCCGGCTTATAAAGAATAAGGGTCATGACAAAGGATACGGTCAAAGAGATAATCATGGCAATCACACCATTTATCAGGTTGCCGAAGCCCTCGCCGCCGATCATGGTAATCAGGGTCAGGGAAGAAGGTGAACCACCCATGGAATGGGCTACCAGATGGGTAATTCCGGCATAAAGACCTGATGCTGCCGCTCCGATCACAGCTGCTATCATGGGTGTTTTGTATTTTAACGTCACGCCATACATGGCAGGCTCTGTAACACCTGCTACAATTGCTGAGATTCCGGAGGCAGATGCAGTAGATTTTACATTTTCATCCCTGGAACGGACTGCAACTCCCAGAGAGGCACCTCCCTGCGCCAGGTTGGAGCAGAACATGGTAATAAGTACAATTGCATCAAATCCGAAGGTTGCCATACTGATGGCGAACATGGGGATCAATGCATAATGCATTCCAGTCATAACGATAAACGGCATGGCCGCAGAGATCAGCATAATGGTGAGCCAGCCTGCTTTGCCATATAAGAAATTGATTCCGGCTGCCAGATAGTTTCCAAGAATGCTTCCCAAGGGTCCGACAACAACCAATGCAATGGGCACGATAATGAATATGACCATCAGCGGTTTCAAAAATACCTTTAAAAGGCTGGGGCAGACCTTATCAGCAAACCGTTCAACATATCCCATAATCAGAACGATAAGGAAGATAGGAAGAACGGAAGAGCTATATACGGCCGTTGTAACAGGCAATCCAAAATATGTGGTGTTTCCCTGATGAATTATTCTATTATTCAACTTTTCCGTCTTAATCCCCTAATGGAAAATAGATTTTTACTTAATATCAGTCATCTTCCTCTGGAACCAACTCCGTAGTTTCTTCCTTAGGCGGCATCACATAAGAAAAAATAACAAAACAGATAAGTCCTGCAATCAGTCCGGGTATGATTGGCTGGCTGAATTTGATCCCAAAGAGCACACCTGCAGAAATATGCTCAAGATACACAACAACGATAGTTCCTGCTATCAAAGAGGCAATGGTCCCTGCCGGTGATGCCTTTTTCCAGTAATGTCCCATGACATAGGGGAAGAAAGAGCCAGCCGCGCGAAGGGTAAAGCAGAACATGAGGATGGATACGATACTCTGGGTATTAAATAAAGCAATCAGCATGGAAGCCACACCGACCAGGCACATAACGATCTTTGTAACTCTCATGACAGACTGGCTGGAAGCGTTTGGCTTTAATACTGCCTTGTAAATATCGTTGGAAAAGATCGACCCAGCCCCCAGTAAGTCGGAATCTGAGCTGGACATGGTGGCAGAAATAATGCCGGAGAATAAAAGTCCGCAGACAACGGCCGGCATGGTATTAATCGCCAGGATGGGAAGCGCATAGCGGGCTCCCACCTCTGCAAACTGATCAGAGCTGAATTTCCCCATATTCATTAATGCCAGTGTTATAATACCGAGAATTGTAGGAACAAAGGCATAGATGAAGTTAATAAGCGCTGCCAGCCAGGCTCCGCCTCTTGCCGCCTTCTCATCCTTTGCCGCATAAAAACGTGATACCGCCTCCTGCCCCACGGAGAATGTAGCGGTGTACATGATAATAAGGGAAAGAATCCCAAATAAATCATAGCCCTGGAACATGCTTAAAGTCCCCTCCGGAATGTTAGCTGCCACATTGCTCCAGCCCCCTGCATACCGGAGCGCAAAAGGAACCGCTATGATCATACCGATAACGATCAGAAACACCTGGACAAAATCCGTTAAAGTAACGCTCCATAAGCCTCCCATAATGGAATAAACCGTTACCACCACCGCTACGATGATGACTGCCACCTGATAATCAATACCAAGCATCGTGGACAAAATGACCGCCGAAGCAATGAACTGTCCTGCCGTAAGCCCGACCAGGGGAAGAAGCATAATAATAGCCGTGATAATGCCGCAGGTCTTATTGTAACGTCTCCGGAAATATTCCGGCACGGTCTTGACCGTTGCCGCTCTGAACCTGGGAGCAACAAAGCTTAAAATGGAAAATGCAATTCCCATAGTGATTATGTACCAGGCTGCGCTGAGTCCAAAGCCTGACATCCCGTTCTGCACTACTCCCAGGGAGCTTCCCCCTCCAATTTCCGTAGCCGCCAGCGTACCGGCCATAAGAAGCGGCCCCAGACGGCGGCCCGCCACCAGAAAATCCGTATTGGTGGAAATCTTGGTGGATGAATACCAGCCGATCCACAGCATCAGCAGCAGATAAATGATAACAATGCCAGTTACAACAATATTTGCTCCCATAAAAACCCCTCCTGTTTTTTGTAAAAAAATTCTTTTGTAACTCCAGTCTAACATAATCACCGTCCCTGTCACACAACCGATTCTGTCAATTTCCCACCAAATATGCAGATTCCCTCTCTTATCTTGACTTCTGCCATAAATCTAAATACAATGGAATGAGATCGGAGGGACTTTTCTATGCTGAAGATTGCCATCTGTGACGACAGCAGGGAAGACAGAAAGAAAATTCTTGACTCTGTGTACGACTACTATAAAAAGTATGATATGGATGCTCAGATTGATGATTTTGAAACTGCCGGAAAATTACTTTCCGCAGAAGAAGCCTATGACATCTATCTGCTGGATGTCATTATGCCTGACATGACCGGAATAGAAACCGCCAGGCAACTGCTTAAAAAGGCCGAAGCTCCTGTTATCATATTCATCACTTCATCCCTGGAATCCGCGGTAGACGGTTACAGGGTGAGCGCCGCAGGCTTCATCCTAAAGCCCTTAATCCAACAGGATTTTGAGGAAACCTTAAGACGGGTCATGGAACAACATTTCAAATCCAGGGAAGCCACTATTTCCATTGTACATAACCGGGTCCCCATGGAGCTAAAGCTAAGCCGGATCCTATATTTTGAAAACAGGCTGCACCGGGTCTACATTGTCCTTAGAAACGGAGATATCCTTTCTATTCACCAAAAGCTTAATGAGCTTCAGGAAGAATTAAAGCCTCAAACCTGTTTTCTCCGGTGCCATCAAAGCTATATCGTAAATTTAAACTATGTGGAAGCCCTGGAACCCATGGGCTTTTTGATGATAAACGGGCAGACCGTTCCGGTTTCCCGCAATTTTTACAAAGAATGCAAGCATGCTTACTACCATTTTCAATTAAAGTGAGGCCGACATGAATGAAGCAGCATGTAACGTCGTATTAAATCTGATCAATCTTGCAGTCCGCATGATGCCTATTTTCGTTTGTCTGGAACCAAAGAGAAAAAACAGGGAAAACATCGCGGCCATATCGGCATACCTCTGGGTCATTATGTTTTCCCTGGAATCCCTGTTTCATATCAGGGAACCGGTTTTTCTCGTGATCCAGGGGATATTTTCCTGCCTCTTTTTTCTTCTGCTCCTCATATTTTTTAATGGGGAATTGATGAAAAAGGTATTTCTCTACTTATCCGCCTGGCTTTTTGCAGTCCTGTCCATGTCATTAAACGAATTTGCCGCCTCAGTCCTTGGAAAATCCCTATTCCTTTCCTATGGCCAGATCTGTGTCATTGTCTCTCTCCTGTCTGCCTGCGGATTCTATATCTTTGTCCGCTGCTGGCTGAAAGAGATGACCAGCCAGCTGTTCATTCAGTTATCCAAACGCTCCAACTTACTCCTGACCGCCTATCCGGCCATTTCACTGACCATTTCACTGTTTGGTACCTCCACCATATTTTCCAGAGAATCCCTGACAAAAAAAGGTTTTGAAGACGTTGTATTTTATCTGGCCTTCTGTACCATGATCCTGGTGCTTTATGTCATGATACTCTCCAGTACTCTGGAAGCTGTTTCAAGAAAAAAGACGGAAGAAGAGCTTTTGTTTGCAAGACAACTGATCGGAAAACAAAGGGAACATTATAATCAGATGCTGGAACATGCAGAGGAGCTTCGGATAATCCGCCACGATTTCAGGCACCACATCCACGCCCTTCTCAATATGGACAGGAACGAGCAGCGGAAATACCTCCTTGACTTAAATAAAGAACTGGATACCTCAAGGGAACAAAATTACTGTGAAAATCCTGCCGTCAACCAGATCCTTCAGGAATACGGCATCCGATGCCAGGAAAACCAGATAGAATTTGTGACCGGCCTGGATATTTCCGCTCATATCCCTATTGATGACCTGACTCTTTGCATTATCATAGGAAACCTGATGGAGAATTCCATGGAAGCCTGTATGAAGCTTAGGGAGAACCGCTTTATCCATTTGCAGGCAAGATGGAGGCAGGATCACCTGATGATGCTGGCGGAAAATTCCTATAACGGTCACATCAAAGAACGCGGGGGAAAACTACTATCCAGCAAGCAGGATGGCGGCCTGGGACTTTTAAGCATCCGCAGGATATTAAACCGGCCCGGTGATGATTTTGACGTGTACTTTAATGAAACTACCTTTACAGCTATGGTAAACATTATGGACCGTTCCAGGATTTCATTTGAATAGTCATAATCCTGAAATTCATCTGTAATACTATCACCAACTGGTAATAAACCCGGATTCTGTAAATGAATCATATATAGAAACTTTCTATTAATGTACATTATCTATAGCATATTTCAATTTGACTATTTTATATGGCTACGGCATAATAAAATAGTCAAATTGAAACAGCAGTCTGATACATAATAATCGACATCAACAGATTAGGTGCAGCCGTGATTGAAATAAAAAACATAAGTAAGACCTTTGGAAACCTGCAAGTTTTAAAAAATATCAGCCTGACCATAGAAGATGGAGAGGCATATGGGCTTGTAGGGCCAAGCGGAGTTGGAAAATCTACACTTTTAAATTGTCTTGCCGGACTGGATTTTTATGAGTCCGGATCTATTATTGTGGACGGCGTGTGCCTCGAATCCCTGGGAGAGAAGGAGGCAAGGCTTTTCCGTAAAAATATGGGAATGATTTTTCAGAACTTTTCTCTGGTAAACAGAAAAAATGTATACCAAAACATTGCTCTCCCCATGGAATGCTGGAAAATTCCAAGATCTGATATCAAAAAAAGGGTCTATGAGCTGGCAGAGATGGTAGGGTTGCAGGACAAGCTAAAGACCAGGCCTTCCGAGTTAAGCGGCGGACAAAAGCAGAGAGTCGCCATTGCCCGGGCTCTGACCATGAATCCCAAATACATACTTTCCGATGAAAGTACCTCCTCCCTGGACCCCAGCATCACCGCCTCTATTTTAAATCTCCTGGATAAAATACGAAAAGAAACGGGCATCACCCTTATCATGGTTACCCATGAAATGCCGGTGGTGCAGCAGTTTTGCAGTAAAATGACAATTATGGAAGCCGGAAAAGCAGTTGTCTCCGGAAATGTAAGAGAGCTTTTCTTCCAAAAGCCTCCTGCTCTGCAAAAGCTTCTTGGGATGAAGGAAGGAGAAATGATTCCCGGATCAGGGGTCAAT
The nucleotide sequence above comes from Lacrimispora sp. BS-2. Encoded proteins:
- a CDS encoding substrate-binding domain-containing protein — translated: MATIKEISQLADVSIATVSRVLNQDDTIVVSLEVKKRIFRIAHELKYVPPRRRHAQKEREIVIGVADWHIIRKDRTNIRLSSLDLIVKSMSGKNDVRFERLDKNKPGQYDGIMAFGVFSEEEMEFLRMQSYAIVFINSDPKDYAYDSIVMDFNKGIHEMLDYLMDRKKYCSVGYIGGLYEEGQVRIGYRRLEGIRATFKQRGFYEEGNFYIGDISRESGYEQAKQAIQSGCLPEAVLLGSEEVAEGALEAFQDAGLRVPKDVAVVIYKDIETLESKWPTYTKVRMFPDIVWQTAIKLLLEQIQEGRKDNMTIYLPTKLEVGDSA
- a CDS encoding DNA topoisomerase III; the protein is MKSLIIAEKPSVARDIARVLHCTKNHDGVIEGEKYVVTWGLGHLVTLADPEDYDPKYKEWKMEDLPMMPDQFRLEVIKQTGKQYRVVKSQIHRADVGEIIIATDAGREGELVARLILEKAGNKKPIKRLWISSVTDKAIKEGFAKLKNGHEYDNLYDAAMCRAEADWLVGINATRALTCKYNASLSCGRVQTPTLAIIARREEEIKNFVPRPYYGITAKCTSPALSFTWRDEKSKSFRSFDKDRVEALLSKMKAQGEGVVTEVKSVPKKTDSPQLYDLTELQREANRRFNYSAKETLNIMQRLYENHKVLTYPRTDSRYLSSDIVPSIRERLEACGVGPYRKLAGRMVNQKIQASPSFVNDKKVTDHHAIIPTEQFVQLDHMTVDERKIYDLVVRRFLAVLYPPFEYEQTEITLDLGGETLAARGKTVKALGWKEVYENQDEEDEEQELKEQKLPVIKKGDRLTGLTAAMTEGKTKPPSPFQEATLLSAMENPVSYMETKDRDMARTLGETGGLGTVATRADIIEKLFSSFLMERRGKDICLTSKARQLLTLVPEDLKKPELTAEWEMRLSEIAGGKLKRAAFMKDIRQYSGDLIHQIRAGEGSFNHDNLTNHKCPDCGKRMLAVKGKNSEMLVCQDRECGHREVVSRTSNARCPVCHKKLELRGKGDGQIFVCRCGYKEKLSAFKERRTKEGAGVSKKDVAKYLNQQKKEGDKPINSAFADAFAKLNLGGNEK
- a CDS encoding MATE family efflux transporter, which translates into the protein MKKFIGNKAFYKMVLTIAIPIMIQNGITNFVSLLDNIMVGMVGTEQMSGVAIVNQLMFVFNISIFGIISGAGIFGAQFFGCGRHDGVRHTFRFKIICCVLLSAVAAAVFFFSGENLIAMYLHGEGNDSELAAALAHGRMYILVMILGMLPFGVNQAYTSTLRECGETVIPMKAGIAAVLVNLVLNYILIFGKFGAPAMGVAGAAAATVTARFVETAIVIGWTHKNKKKNPFIVGAYESLHIPAGLVGKILVKGTPLMVNEALWAGGMAFLMQCYSVRGLTAIAGLNISSTIGNVFNVVYIALGSAVSIIVGQLLGAGKMEEARDTDNKLIAFSVGSCVVIGGLLAFMAPIFPMIYNTTDEVKSLAAQFIRILALCMPMNAFINVSYFTLRSGGKTIVTFLFDSVFMWVASIPVAYVLSRYTAIPIVPLYFACQMVDIMKCAIGFILVKRGLWIQNIVLGQED
- a CDS encoding family 1 glycosylhydrolase, which produces MAKRYGFIYVEKYDHGTGDLSRRKKTSFDWYKRVIETNGEELK
- a CDS encoding glycoside hydrolase family 1 protein, which produces MEEEPNEAGLEFYDRVIEECLNHGIELLVTISHYEMPFALTEKYNGWASRECIGLFVKYAETLFKRYKGKVKYWLTFNEVNAGTMPMGGFLSLGILNEGTTDFTNQLDIPQLRFQGLHHQFVASALAVKAGHEIDPDCKIGCMICHITTYPLTCNPDDILEAQRRNQILNQFCGDVQVRGEYPSFMNRYFRENGITIQMESGDLETIKEGCVDYYTFSYYMSNCATVSPDQAAASGNLMGGAKHPYLESSDWGWQIDPKGLH
- a CDS encoding glucose PTS transporter subunit IIA translates to MLGEGIAIIPEEGKVYAPADGIISAVIDTKHAVGITTDTGAEVLIHVGLDTVRLGGEGFTLHCKEGDRVIKGSLLLEFDMEKIKEAGLSLTTPVLISNMNSFVSLKASDKKQVEAGKGIADPDVCTGGSHIRSKRITRTIEPDTYYPSHEAIDFYHYYKEDIALFHGPGFFLRAWKRNPMRPAWNSMTG
- a CDS encoding sodium:solute symporter family protein; this encodes MGANIVVTGIVIIYLLLMLWIGWYSSTKISTNTDFLVAGRRLGPLLMAGTLAATEIGGGSSLGVVQNGMSGFGLSAAWYIITMGIAFSILSFVAPRFRAATVKTVPEYFRRRYNKTCGIITAIIMLLPLVGLTAGQFIASAVILSTMLGIDYQVAVIIVAVVVTVYSIMGGLWSVTLTDFVQVFLIVIGMIIAVPFALRYAGGWSNVAANIPEGTLSMFQGYDLFGILSLIIMYTATFSVGQEAVSRFYAAKDEKAARGGAWLAALINFIYAFVPTILGIITLALMNMGKFSSDQFAEVGARYALPILAINTMPAVVCGLLFSGIISATMSSSDSDLLGAGSIFSNDIYKAVLKPNASSQSVMRVTKIVMCLVGVASMLIALFNTQSIVSILMFCFTLRAAGSFFPYVMGHYWKKASPAGTIASLIAGTIVVVYLEHISAGVLFGIKFSQPIIPGLIAGLICFVIFSYVMPPKEETTELVPEEDD
- a CDS encoding LytTR family DNA-binding domain-containing protein, giving the protein MLKIAICDDSREDRKKILDSVYDYYKKYDMDAQIDDFETAGKLLSAEEAYDIYLLDVIMPDMTGIETARQLLKKAEAPVIIFITSSLESAVDGYRVSAAGFILKPLIQQDFEETLRRVMEQHFKSREATISIVHNRVPMELKLSRILYFENRLHRVYIVLRNGDILSIHQKLNELQEELKPQTCFLRCHQSYIVNLNYVEALEPMGFLMINGQTVPVSRNFYKECKHAYYHFQLK
- a CDS encoding GHKL domain-containing protein; its protein translation is MNEAACNVVLNLINLAVRMMPIFVCLEPKRKNRENIAAISAYLWVIMFSLESLFHIREPVFLVIQGIFSCLFFLLLLIFFNGELMKKVFLYLSAWLFAVLSMSLNEFAASVLGKSLFLSYGQICVIVSLLSACGFYIFVRCWLKEMTSQLFIQLSKRSNLLLTAYPAISLTISLFGTSTIFSRESLTKKGFEDVVFYLAFCTMILVLYVMILSSTLEAVSRKKTEEELLFARQLIGKQREHYNQMLEHAEELRIIRHDFRHHIHALLNMDRNEQRKYLLDLNKELDTSREQNYCENPAVNQILQEYGIRCQENQIEFVTGLDISAHIPIDDLTLCIIIGNLMENSMEACMKLRENRFIHLQARWRQDHLMMLAENSYNGHIKERGGKLLSSKQDGGLGLLSIRRILNRPGDDFDVYFNETTFTAMVNIMDRSRISFE